One part of the Sciurus carolinensis chromosome 4, mSciCar1.2, whole genome shotgun sequence genome encodes these proteins:
- the Ccdc110 gene encoding coiled-coil domain-containing protein 110, with protein sequence MGVGRRLPVTPLPGNGMPQREATERNVWGKATLLGSVTEKHAEEEDEVDSVLLSASKILNSSEWVKESGGSETEYGCISESENQIQPQSALKVLQHQLESFQALRIQTLQNVSMVQSEISEILNKSIIEVETPQFGSEKNLAFSTRTEKDLPVEKPEEIFSIEKIHHFEDSKTRHSMEEKVSSNNVNGLSQNTNIPSQIHFKDILTLENLRTPTDNSVSNIIIMNPSENSDMLKNYNNQYSFLPKASQNEISQADTGILDKSKTDMPFLKHGLCENLDDICYSIRQMKEELQKSHDRELALTSELQTLKTNPNIQRNGKYDLSPIHKEKIDFIKEESIESNLNEDIKSKRISELEVLVNKLLPLRETVSKFHVNFCRKCKKLSKSEIHRGKNNEKNNKGIPITGKNITDLKFHSRVPRHTLSFLDQTKHEMRGKEGQPFVVKHGSVICENEKTSRVNSVTEQCVAKIQYLQNYLKESMQIQKKVTELENENLTLKAKIKPLVFTTQSLIQKIETYEKQLKNLVEEKSTIQSKLIKAEEDGKECLKEFKKVISKYNVLQGQNKMLEEKNNQLSLEKQQMMEVFDQLKSKEHKVQNDMAVVNNENNRMSIEMEAMKTNILLVQDEKDMLEKKTYQLLQNKSLLENELKENQLEIMQLKEKERLAKSEQESLLQIIETVKNEKLNLETILQDSTAARQMMERKIENIQAYQSTSEENFLKEIKNAKSEASIYKNSLSEISKECEMLSKMVVEIKTDNQILKEELKKHTQENMNFENSLSRLTEDKILLENYVRSIENERNTLEFEMRNLQREYLNLSDKISSQHHDLTKRTHISRREKFHFDNYGTYEDTSSPRNRPLAQDLKGIPSKLYQMLPSKICK encoded by the exons atgggggtggggcGCCGCCTCCCGGTCACCCCGTTACCAGGCAACGGGATGCCCCAACGTGAAGCCACTGAGCGGAATGTGTGGGGCAAGGCA ACCTTGCTGGGTTCTGTTACAGAAAAGCATGCCGAGGAAGAGGACGAGGTCGACTCCGTTCTCCTTTCAGCGTCCAAGATCCTAAATTCCTCCGAGTGGGTAAAGGAAAGTGGTGGTAGTGAAACAG AATATGGCTGCATATCAGAATCTGAAAATCAAATCCAACCACAGTCAGCATTGAAA gtcCTTCAACATCAGTTAGAATCATTTCAGGCTCTGCGAATACAGACTTTGCAGAATGTTAGCATG gtACAGtctgaaatcagtgaaatacTGAACAAAAGTATTATTGAAGTAGAAACCCCACAATTTGGATCAGAAAAAAATCTAGCATTCAGTACACGCACTGAAAAGGATTTG CCTGTTGAGAAGCCAGAAGAAATCTTTTCCATagaaaaaattcatcattttgaGGATTCTAAGACTCGTCATTCAATGGAAGAAAAAGTCAGTAGCAATAATGTTAACGGTctctctcaaaatacaaatattccgTCCCAGATACATTTCAAGGACATATTAACTCTTGAGAACTTGAGAACTCCAACAGACAATTCAGTGTCAAACATAATAATTATGAACCCTTCAGAAAATTCTGACATGTTGAAGAATTATAATAATCAGTACAGTTTTCTACCTAAAGCATCACAAAACGAGATATCTCAAGCTGATACAGGCATTCTGGATAAATCCAAAACAGACATGCCTTTTCTGAAGCATGGACTTTGTGAAAATTTAGATGATATTTGCTACTCTATTAGGCAAATGAAGGAAGAGCTTCAAAAGTCACATGATAGGGAACTGGCACTCACAAGTGAACTTCAAACTTTAAAAACCAAcccaaatattcaaagaaatgggAAATATGACCTGTCCCCCATTCACAAGGAAAAAATTGACTTCATTAAGGAGGAAAGCATAGAAAGTAACTTaaatgaagatataaaatcaaagaGAATTTCAGAATTAGAGGTATTAGTAAACAAGTTACTCCCACTCAGGGAAACAGTGTCAAAATTCCATGTGAATTTTTGtaggaaatgtaaaaaattatCTAAGAGTGAAATacacaggggaaaaaataatgagaaaaacaataaaggcATTCCTATCACTGGCAAGAATATTACAGATTTAAAATTCCATTCCAGAGTTCCAAGACATACACTTTCCTTCCTTGACCAAACAAAACATGAAATGAGAGGCAAAGAAGGGCAACCATTTGTAGTAAAACACGGATCAGTAATAtgtgaaaatgagaaaacatctAGAGTCAATTCCGTTACTGAGCAGTGTGTTGCAAAAATTCAGTACTTACAGAATTACCTAAAAGAATCTATGCAGATacagaaaaaagtaacagaactggaaaatgaaaatctaaCCCTGAAGGCCAAAATAAAGCCTCTTGTCTTTACCACACAATCTCTGATACAGAAAATTGAAACTTATGAAAAGCAACTGAAGAATTTGGTTGAAGAAAAGAGCACTATTCAGTCCAAATTAATTAAAGCAGAAGAAGATGGCAAAGAATGtcttaaagaatttaagaaagtCATTAGCAAATATAATGTTCTCCAAGGCCAAAACAAAatgctggaggaaaaaaataatcaactttCTTTGGAGAAGCAACAAATGATGGAAGTATTCGATCAGCTAAAAAGTAAGGAACACAAAGTTCAAAATGATATGGCCGTTgtcaataatgaaaataatcgAATGAGTATAGAAATGGaagcaatgaaaacaaatattctcTTGGTCCAAGATGAAAAAGACATGTTGGAGAAAAAAACATACCAGCTTCTACAAAACAAAAGTTTACTTGAAAATGAGCTAAAAGAAAACCAGCTGGAGATCATGCAactaaaagagaaggaaagactgGCAAAAAGTGAGCAAGAGTCACTTCTTCAAATCATAGaaacagttaaaaatgaaaaactgaatctTGAAACAATACTACAAGACTCTACAGCTGCTAGACAaatgatggaaagaaaaattgagaatattCAAGCCTACCAATCTACTTCAGAAGagaattttctgaaagaaattaaaaatgcaaaatcagaAGCAAGTATTTATAAAAACAGCTTGTCAGAAATCAGCAAAGAATGTGAAATGCTATCAAAAATGGTAGTGGAAATTAAGACAGATAATCAGATTctgaaagaagaactcaagaaacatactcaagaaaacatgaattttgaaaacagcCTCAGTAGACTTACTGAAGACAAAATTCTTTTAGAAAACTATGTAAGAAGtatagaaaatgaaaggaataccTTGGAATTTGAGATGCGGAACCTTCAACGAGAGTATTTGAATTTAAGTGATAAAATTTCTAGTCAGCATCATGACTTAACAAAAAGGACTCACATTTCAAGACGAGAGAAATTCCATTTTGACAACTATGGTACTTATGAAGACACTTCTAGTCCTAGGAATAGGCCTTTAGCTCAAGATTTGAAAG GAATTCCAAGTAAACTGTATCAAATGCTTCCATCCAAGATAtgtaaataa